One Cricetulus griseus strain 17A/GY chromosome 5, alternate assembly CriGri-PICRH-1.0, whole genome shotgun sequence genomic window carries:
- the G0s2 gene encoding G0/G1 switch protein 2 has product MESVRELIPLAKEVMAQKSRGKLVKLYVLGSVLALFSVVLGLVETVCSPFSAAGHLRDQEAAVAELREACEQQSLHKQALIGRGKAQEATQCNRALSLRQHAS; this is encoded by the coding sequence ATGGAAAGTGTGCGTGAGCTGATCCCTCTGGCCAAGGAGGTGATGGCACAGAAGTCCCGAGGGAAACTGGTGAAGCTGTACGTGCTGGGCAGCGTGCTGGCACTCTTCAGTGTGGTCCTCGGCCTGGTGGAGACCGTGTGCAGTCCTTTCTCAGCTGCCGGCCATCTGCGCGACCAGGAGGCTGCCGTGGCCGAGCTACGGGAAGCTTGTGAGCAACAGTCCCTCCACAAGCAAGCACTGATAGGTAGAGGCAAGGCACAGGAGGCGACCCAGTGCAACCGGGCCCTGTCCCTCAGACAGCATGCTTCCTAA